The DNA sequence AATCTTCACTACATTTCAAGGAGGGCGTTATGTCCATGTCGATGCCGAGGAAAGGGGAGAAAGGCTTTACGTTGATCGAATTGTTGATCGTTGTGGCGATTATCGGGATTTTGGCGGCGATTGCAATTCCGCAGTTCTCAAAATACAGGGCAAATGCAACTGTAACATCAATTCAAGCAGATTTACGTAATTGTTTAAGTGAGATGCATGCTGAATTTGCAGCTGGAGAGGTGATTACTGATGTGGCATGTGGAGGACGAATTAGCAGTTGTTTGGTTACTATAGATTCTAATGGTACAATGGAATTGGATGGTTGCGATG is a window from the Desulfonatronum thioautotrophicum genome containing:
- a CDS encoding type II secretion system protein, with product MSMSMPRKGEKGFTLIELLIVVAIIGILAAIAIPQFSKYRANATVTSIQADLRNCLSEMHAEFAAGEVITDVACGGRISSCLVTIDSNGTMELDGCDAIPADNITVDCSDTNATAVVCEQV